The following proteins are encoded in a genomic region of Populus nigra chromosome 16, ddPopNigr1.1, whole genome shotgun sequence:
- the LOC133675669 gene encoding homeobox-leucine zipper protein HAT5-like translates to MAGGTGGSNSNLSVLLQSQRGPCAASQPLESFFLSGSSPSFLGSRSMMSFEDVHQANGSTRPFFRSFDHEDNGDDDLDEYFHQPEKKRRLTVDQVQFLEKSFELENKLEPERKIQLAKDLGLQPRQVAIWFQNRRARWKTKQLEKDYDVLQSSYNSLKADYDNLLKEKEKLKAEVNLLTDKLLLKEKEKGSSELSDKDALSQEPPKRAIADSASEGEVSKISTVACKQEDISSAKSDIFDSDSPHYADGVHSSLLEAGDSSYVFEPDQSDLSQDEEDNFSKSLLPPYVYPKLEDDDYSDPPASFEDHAFWSWSY, encoded by the exons ATGGCGGGTGGTACCGGTGGTTCTAATTCCAATTTGTCTGTTTTGCTTCAAAGCCAAAGAGGCCCTTGTGCTGCTTCACAACCTCTTgaatcttttttcctttctggctcttctccttcttttcttG GTTCAAGATCCATGATGAGTTTTGAAGATGTTCATCAAGCAAACGGATCAACCAGGCCTTTTTTCCGCTCGTTTGATCACGAAGACAATGGAGACGATGATCTGGATGAATATTTTCATCAACCTGAAAAGAAGAGGAGACTTACTGTTGATCAAGTTCAGTTTCTTGAAAAGAGTTTTGAGCTTGAGAACAAGCTTGAACCTGAAAGGAAAATCCAGCTTGCAAAGGATCTTGGCCTGCAGCCGCGTCAGGTTGCCATATGGTTTCAAAACCGCCGAGCAAGATGGAAGACTAAACAGCTGGAAAAGGATTATGACGTTTTGCAATCTAGCTACAATAGCCTTAAGGCTGACTATGACAACCTCCTCAAGGAGAAGGAGAAACTAAAAGCTGAG GTTAATCTTCTCACCGACAAGTTGCTCctcaaagagaaagagaagggaaGCTCAGAATTGTCTGATAAAGATGCATTATCGCAAGAGCCACCTAAAAGGGCTATAGCTGATTCAGCTTCCGAGGGTGAAGTGTCGAAAATCTCAACAGTGGCCTGTAAGCAGGAAGATATCAGCTCAGCCAAAAGCGACATATTTGATTCAGACAGCCCACATTACGCTGATGGGGTGCATTCCTCACTCTTAGAGGCAGGAGATTCTTCATATGTTTTCGAACCCGATCAATCAGATTTGTCACAAGATGAAGAAGATAACTTTAGCAAGAGCTTATTGCCTCCATACGTCTATCCGAAGCTTGAAGATGACGATTACTCTGACCCGCCTGCAAGTTTTGAAGATCATGCCTTTTGGTCCTGGTCATACTAA
- the LOC133676270 gene encoding uncharacterized protein LOC133676270 gives MGMQVRASYHHHHNACMAPTLPVPSTALSLCSSSLSPFIQSSGNKINLERLSPGLSFFSSKITRTKHGIVASSNVSAPLWDSWKPDNTPASSPSFSDIFWPSAGAFAAMAIFGRMDQILAPKGISMTIAPLGAVSAVLFVTPSSPGARKYNMFMAQIGCAAIGVIAFSLFGPSWLARSAALAASIAFMVYTRSTHPPAASLPLLFIDGARFHHLNFWYALFPGAAGCIILCLIQEIVCYLKDNLKF, from the exons ATGGGAATGCAGGTCAGGGCtagttatcatcatcatcataatgcTTGTATGGCACCAACATTACCAGTACCATCAACAGCTTTGAGTTTGTGTTCttcatctctctctcccttTATTCAAAGCAGCGGCAACAAGATTAATTTAGAGAGGTTATCTCctggtttgagtttttttagtaGCAAAATCACAAGGACTAAACATGGGATTGTGGCATCTAGCAATGTGTCAGCACCGCTTTGGGACTCCTGGAAACCTGACAACACCCCTGCGTCTTCACCGTCTTTCAGTGATATCTTTTGGCCCTCTGCAG GGGCATTTGCAGCAATGGCAATATTTGGAAGGATGGACCAAATACTGGCGCCAAAAGGGATTTCAATGACAATTGCACCCTTAGGAGCTGTTTCTGCTGTTCTATTTGTCACTCCCTCATCCCCTGGTGCACGG AAGTATAATATGTTCATGGCCCAGATAGGTTGCGCAGCCATTGGTGTCATTGCATTCTCACTATTTGGGCCCAGTTGGCTAGCTAGAAGTGCTGCCCTTGCTGCTTCCATTGCTTTCATGGTCTATACACGTTCCACCCATCCACCAG CTGCAAGTTTGCCACTTTTGTTCATTGATGGAGCTAGGTTTCACCACTTGAATTTTTGGTATGCTTTGTTCCCTGGTGCTGCTGGATGCATCATCCTTTGTTTGATT CAAGAGATTGTGTGCTATTTGAAGGACAACCTCAAATTTTAA